A stretch of DNA from Roseovarius sp. M141:
GGGTTACAAGCCTTCGACGGGCTTGGTCCCGCTGGGCTGCCCATCGCCGTCCAGAGTTATGGCAGCGACCTTTTCCTCGGCCTCTTTCAGCTTGGCCTCGCAGCGCTTCTTCAGCGCCGCGCCGCGTTCGTACAATGTAATGGACTCGTCCAGCGCAACATCGCCGCGCTCCAGCCGCCCGACCACCTGCTCCAGCTCGGCCATGGCCTGTTCGAACGTCATATCGGCTACGGGGGTATCGCTCATCTGGGGCGTGTCCTTTGTCTGGATTTGCAGGGGCCGGCGGCTTGCTTTGGCGGCTAACATAGACGTGCGGTCTGCGGGGTTCAATCGGCAGGCGGGCATTTAGGTTGACCAGCTCGCGTGCCTGCGATTGACTGCGCGGATGATCGCCAAACTGCCGCCCCTTCCCGATCTTGACGCCATGATGCAGATCACCGCGCGGCTGGAGTATGCGCGCACGCATACGCCCTGCCTAAAAGGGGCCGAGGCCGGCGATCTGATCCGCCACGTGCCGGGCAAGAGGGCGGTCTTTCGCGGCACGCTGGACGGGCGGGACGTGATATTCCGGCTGAACCTGACGTCTGAAAATGGTGCGACCCAGCGCGAATGGGACGAATTGCAGCGCATCTGGCCCTATATGGCGACCGGCGATTTGCGCACCCCCGAGCCGATCTGCGCCAGCCTTGATGCCGGTATCATCGTGCAGGAGCGCATCACCGGCACGCCCCTTCTGGAACTGCTTTACGCGCTGGAACCGCAGGCCCGCGCCAAATGGCTCGCCCCTGCCGCCGCATGGCTACGCCAAAGCACAGCCATGTCCCAAGGTTGGCGCGCGGCGGCGCCGGATCGCTGGATCGCCCGCGCCGAGGCGGCATCGGCCCAACAGCCCTTCGCACAGCTGCGCGCGCTGGAGGTGG
This window harbors:
- a CDS encoding exodeoxyribonuclease VII small subunit, with the translated sequence MSDTPVADMTFEQAMAELEQVVGRLERGDVALDESITLYERGAALKKRCEAKLKEAEEKVAAITLDGDGQPSGTKPVEGL
- a CDS encoding aminoglycoside phosphotransferase family protein; this translates as MIAKLPPLPDLDAMMQITARLEYARTHTPCLKGAEAGDLIRHVPGKRAVFRGTLDGRDVIFRLNLTSENGATQREWDELQRIWPYMATGDLRTPEPICASLDAGIIVQERITGTPLLELLYALEPQARAKWLAPAAAWLRQSTAMSQGWRAAAPDRWIARAEAASAQQPFAQLRALEVAILSQMRRLAPDVAAVPWRTAICHGDYHPNNLIAQGMRLTGIDLGGSQRLPLLKDAARFAMHMGRRRLRLSGITCLGVDRTCLTTFADTLDMSAQERGAVLPFFLAFEALIRVENTGLPAGRIRRAEKMYRALLQDLERTGSAAPLL